In the genome of Amia ocellicauda isolate fAmiCal2 chromosome 3, fAmiCal2.hap1, whole genome shotgun sequence, one region contains:
- the klhl11 gene encoding kelch-like protein 11 produces MAAAAPNLDDSSRTGGGSGAASALVSDGDSEEAEDFTSSSHCSELSRRQNEQRKLGLFCDVTLAFSSGAATGSVQSCEFSAHRSVLAAATDYFTPLLGGQFSESLSGRVEMKEWSSEMGPDPETVESVIQYMYTGEIRVSTCNVHEVLELADRFLLLQLKDFCGEFLKKKLNLTNCVAVHSLAHMYSLDQLALKAADMIRRNFHKVIQDEEFYTLPFHLVRDWLSDAEITVDAEEVLFEAIVKWVQRIPEEREKYFEELFKLLRLPQVKPTYLTRVVKAERLVAASEACLKLVCEAVEGHAIRFENLKPADLEFWASYMAAFQPRFGQNMDVIMVVGGVSEGGDYLSECVGYFVYEDRWVNLPHIHNHLDGHAIATTESHVYVAGSMEPGFAKTVERYNPNRNTWEQVSNLTTRKHSFGLTCIKDILYSIGGHGNFSPGFKDVSVYEPEQDKWHNLESAPKILRDVKAVSVEDRYVYITARTPVDSDNDDGLKTITTRYDTESRQWTDVDSLPLIDNYCIFQMAVAPTNFYHTASCCPKSYEVRDEAARQKISGRISDEILESLPPEVTSIEGAAICYFADDVFVIGGWKNSDDVDKQYRKEAYRYCAERKRWMLLPPMPQPRCRATACHVRIPYRYLYGCQRYPMPQNLARQRDRMQQMQQLHRRTLTLRRQLQSQIEC; encoded by the exons ATGGCCGCTGCAGCCCCCAACCTGGACGACTCGAGCCGGACTGGTGGCGGGAGCGGCGCCGCCAGCGCCCTCGTAAGCGATGGGGACTCGGAGGAGGCCGAGGATTTcacctcctcctcccactgctcgGAGCTGTCTCGCCGGCAGAACGAGCAGAGGAAGCTCGGTCTCTTTTGCGACGTTACGCTGGCCTTCAGCAGCGGGGCGGCGACCGGCTCAGTGCAGAGCTGCGAGTTCTCGGCTCACCGCTCGGTCCTGGCAGCCGCCACCGACTACTTCACCCCGCTCCTGGGAGGGCAGTTTTCCGAGTCGCTGTCCGGTCGGGTCGAAATGAAGGAGTGGAGCTCCGAGATGGGGCCTGACCCCGAGACGGTGGAGAGCGTCATTCAGTACATGTACACCGGGGAGATACGGGTCAGCACCTGCAATGTGCACGAAGTGCTGGAGTTGGCTGACAG GTTTCTGCTACTGCAGCTCAAGGATTTCTGTGGTGAGTTCCTGAAGAAGAAGCTGAACCTTACCAACTGCGTGGCTGTGCACAGCCTGGCCCACATGTATTCCCTGGACCAGCTGGCCCTGAAGGCAGCCGACATGATCCGCCGCAACTTCCACAAGGTCATCCAGGACGAGGAGTTCTACACATTGCCCTTCCACCTGGTCCGTGACTGGCTGTCGGACGCCGAGATCACGGTGGACGCGGAGGAGGTGCTGTTTGAGGCCATTGTCAAGTGGGTGCAGCGCATCCCAGAGGAGCGCGAGAAGTACTTTGAGGAGCTCTTCAAACTTCTACGGCTGCCCCAGGTCAAGCCCACCTATCTGACACGAGTGGTGAAGGCGGAGCGGCTGGTGGCGGCGAGCGAGGCCTGCCTGAAGCTGGTGTGCGAGGCCGTGGAGGGTCACGCCATCCGCTTTGAGAACCTCAAACCGGCCGACCTGGAGTTCTGGGCCTCTTACATGGCCGCCTTCCAGCCCCGCTTCGGCCAGAACATGGACGTGATCATGGTGGTTGGGGGTGTCTCGGAGGGGGGGGACTACCTTAGCGAGTGCGTGGGTTACTTTGTGTATGAGGACCGCTGGGTCAACCTGCCCCACATCCATAACCACCTAGATGGCCATGCCATTGCCACCACCGAATCGCACGTCTATGTAGCTGGGTCCATGGAGCCAGGCTTCGCCAAGACAGTGGAGCGCTACAACCCCAACCGCAACACCTGGGAGCAAGTAAGCAACCTCACCACCCGCAAGCACTCCTTCGGCCTCACCTGCATCAAGGACATCCTGTACAGCATTGGCGGCCACGGCAACTTCAGCCCCGGCTTTAAAGACGTCAGCGTGTACGAGCCTGAGCAGGACAAGTGGCACAACCTGGAGTCGGCTCCCAAGATCCTGCGTGACGTCAAGGCGGTCAGTGTGGAGGACCGATACGTCTACATCACTGCCCGCACTCCCGTGGACTCTGACAATGACGACGGGCTGAAGACCATCACCACGCGCTACGACACTGAGAGCCGGCAGTGGACGGACGTGGACTCGCTGCCGCTCATCGACAACTACTGCATCTTCCAGATGGCCGTGGCGCCCACCAACTTCTACCACACCGCCTCCTGTTGCCCCAAGAGCTACGAGGTGCGCGACGAGGCTGCCCGGCAGAAGATCAGTGGCCGCATTTCCGACGAGATCCTGGAGAGCCTGCCGCCGGAGGTCACCAGCATAGAGGGCGCCGCCATCTGCTACTTCGCAGATGACGTGTTTGTCATCGGTGGCTGGAAGAACAGCGATGACGTGGACAAGCAGTACCGCAAGGAGGCCTACCGCTACTGCGCTGAACGCAAGCGCTGGATGCTGCTGCCGCCCATGCCTCAGCCCCGCTGCCGCGCAACTGCCTGCCATGTACGCATCCCCTACCGCTACCTGTACGGCTGCCAGCGCTACCCCATGCCCCAGAATCTGGCCCGCCAAAGGGACCGCATGCAGCAGATGCAGCAGCTGCACCGCCGCACCCTGACTCTGCGACGCCAGTTGCAATCCCAGATTGAGTGCTGA